In one window of Arctopsyche grandis isolate Sample6627 chromosome 6, ASM5162203v2, whole genome shotgun sequence DNA:
- the Ccdc85 gene encoding coiled-coil domain-containing protein 85, translated as MAGALSGAHMAGGHLAPGAPPRYQPPPPAPPPSVAAVAVAAGAQVPLLRPPQPQQPQQPQHPQHLGPTAIIAELRALRDANRRLAEDNRELRDLCCFLDDDRQKGRKLAREWQRFGRYTASVMRQEVAAYQAKLRELDDKQQELLRDNMELKELCLYLDEERGGACAACAALRDDGDGSSSSTNVEEPTLPPRRPSSEHGARYVRDLEARVRLLEEDNRALQGRMTQIPTTGAPAEPTDCSPALSARPEAVVRALQVLDRDRDRGVSVDDDSSADMDDGEKALVREMCNVVWRKLEEGPSGRR; from the coding sequence ATGGCAGGCGCTCTTTCGGGGGCGCACATGGCGGGGGGCCACCTGGCCCCGGGTGCTCCGCCACGCTATCAACCACCTCCTCCAGCGCCTCCACCATCAGTGGCAGCAGTGGCTGTGGCTGCAGGAGCACAGGTGCCTTTGCTACGCCCCCCTCAACCCCAACAACCCCAACAACCCCAACACCCCCAGCACTTGGGCCCCACCGCTATCATAGCAGAACTGCGAGCACTGAGAGACGCAAACAGAAGACTGGCTGAAGACAACCGCGAGCTGAGAGACTTGTGTTGCTTCCTGGACGACGACAGGCAAAAGGGACGCAAACTAGCCAGAGAGTGGCAACGCTTCGGACGATACACGGCATCAGTAATGCGCCAGGAAGTAGCCGCGTACCAAGCCAAACTGAGAGAACTAGACGACAAACAGCAAGAACTCCTCAGAGACAATATGGAACTGAAAGAATTGTGCCTATACTTAGACGAAGAACGTGGAGGAGCCTGTGCCGCTTGTGCAGCTCTGCGTGACGATGGAGACGGTAGCTCTTCCAGCACCAACGTGGAAGAACCTACACTTCCGCCCCGTCGGCCCTCGTCGGAACACGGTGCTCGCTACGTCCGAGATCTAGAAGCCCGTGTGCGTCTTCTCGAAGAAGACAACAGAGCCTTACAAGGCCGCATGACTCAAATACCTACCACCGGTGCTCCCGCCGAACCCACAGACTGTTCTCCGGCTCTGAGCGCTCGTCCCGAAGCCGTCGTACGAGCGTTGCAAGTCTTGGATCGCGATCGAGATCGCGGGGTCAGCGTCGACGATGATAGCTCGGCTGATATGGACGATGGGGAGAAAGCGCTCGTCAGAGAGATGTGTAATGTCGTTTGGAGAAAGCTCGAAGAGGGACCGTCCGGAAGACGATAa